One genomic region from Bufo bufo chromosome 3, aBufBuf1.1, whole genome shotgun sequence encodes:
- the LOC120995767 gene encoding uncharacterized protein LOC120995767: MTYASKKKNNDTLEVPHHFTEGDSLEDMLLHVMKHDNTQMENISKPLSATCKNTELKDVKDFLCQEEMRLDPISSTESMIDSKEGNHKMDKRVTPKYQLTSIKDLSSDHNLMSNTTNKITPKYEISLIKDLSSGHNLMSDTTNKITSKYDISSIKDLSSEHNLMSNTANKKVTPKYEISSIKDLSSGHNLMSDTTNKKVTSKYEKSSIKDFPSGHKLMSDTIDKRVTSKYQVPSTMDFSSEHNLMSNTTNKKVTSKYQKPSTKDLSCEHNHMSNTTNNVNINDMSKYKVQSYKDTEISSRQSFKPLIVTVSDTFKHHT; this comes from the coding sequence ATGACATATGCTTCAAAGAAGAAAAATAATGACACATTGGAGGTTCCACATCATTTCACAGAAGGGGACAGTTTAGAGGACATGTTGTTACATGTGATGAAGCATGATAATACACAAATGGAAAATATTAGTAAACCATTATCTGCAACCTGTAAAAACACAGAATTAAAGGACGTGAAAGATTTCTTGTGTCAGGAAGAGATGAGGCTAGATCCAATATCCTCCACTGAGTCAATGATTGATTCAAAAGAGGGCAACCATAAGATGGACAAAAGAGTAACACCTAAATATCAATTAACATCAATAAAGGATCTTTCTAGTGACCATAACCTCATGTCAAATACAACCAACAAAATAACACCTAAATATGAAATATCATTGATAAAGGACCTTTCTAGTGGTCATAACCTCATGTCAGATACAACCAACAAAATAACATCTAAATATGATATATCATCGATAAAGGACCTTTCTAGTGAACATAACCTCATGTCAAATACAGCCAACAAAAAAGTAACACCTAAATATGAAATATCATCGATAAAGGACCTTTCTAGTGGTCATAACCTCATGTCAGATACAACCAACAAAAAAGTAACATCTAAATATGAAAAATCATCGATAAAGGACTTTCCTAGTGGACATAAACTCATGTCAGATACAATAGACAAAAGAGTAACATCTAAATATCAAGTACCATCAACAATGGACTTTTCTAGTGAACATAACCTCATGTCaaatacaacaaacaaaaaagtaaCATCTAAATATCAAAAACCATCAACAAAGGACCTTTCTTGTGAGCATAACCACATGTCAAATACAACAAACAATGTTAACATCAATGACATGTccaaatataaagtgcaaagttATAAAGACACAGAAATCTCCTCAAGGCAATCATTTAAGCCTTTGATTGTAACAGTTTCTGACACTTTTAAACATCACACCTGA